Genomic segment of bacterium:
ATTTTTTTCATATCAATTCCTTTCTTATAAATCATACGTATCAAAACCATAAAAGATTTTTGATTATTAAAAAATTATTTTTGAAATAAAAAAAGATAATCGCCATAACCCTCTTTAGCCATTTCTTCTTTGGGAATAAAGCGAAGGGAAGCACTATTAATGCAATAACGCATCCCCGTAGGCCCCGGGCCATCATCAAACACATGACCTAAGTGTGATTTAGAATCGCTACTTACCACCTCGGTACGTACCATACCATGGCTCATATCTTTATTTTCTGCCACACTGGCCTGATCCACGGGCTTTGTAAAGCTGGGCCAACCACTGCCCGAATCAAATTTATCGGTAGAACTAAAAAGCACTTTACCACTCACCACATCTACATAAATGCCATCGCGATGATTATCCCAATACTCATTTTGAAAGGGGCGTTCAGTACCGGCCTCTTGGGTAACATGATATTGCATGGGGGTGAGTTTCTTTTTAAGATCATCCTTATTCATTTTATCTCCTCCCGTGGCCGTAGCTGCAGAGCAGGCCATAAATAAAAGTGTTATAAATAAAAAAGGGAATCGCATATCACTTTTGTAACACATGATCCCCTTCTTCTCCATTATTTTAAACTAAGCAGCACACTACTTATTTATTAGGCTGCGGCGTAGTACGCAAATAAGGCTTAATCACCTTATGCCCTTTAGGAAATTTTTCGGCGATTATTTTTGGATCGGTAATTGACGGCACAATAATGACATCATCCCCATCTTTCCAGTTAACCGGTGTAGCCACGCTGTAACCAGCGGTTAATTGAAGAGCGTCGAGAACACGCAGAATTTCGTTAAAATTGCGTCCTGTAGGAGCAGGATACGTGATGGTTAAGCGTACTTTTTTAGCCGGGTCTATGATAAACACCGAACGCACGGTTAAGGTTTCAAGCTCTTTAGGATGAATCATGCCGTATAGAGTAGCCACTTTTTTATCTTCATCCGCCAAGATAGGATAATTAACTGCGGTATTTTGCGTTTCGTTGATATCACCAATCCATTTTTTGTGAGAATCAACACTATCCACCGATAAAGCCAGCACCTTGGTTTTACGCTTGGCAAATTCATCTTTAAGTTTAGCCACAGCACCAAGTTCTGTGGTACACACAGGAGTAAAATCTTTGGGATGAGAAAAAAGAATCACCCAGTTTTCTCCAGCCCATTGGTAAAAATTGATAGAACCTTCAGTTGAATCTTGTGTAAAATCAGGGGCGGTATCGCCAAGTAAAAGTGCCATAGTTTCTCCTTTTTAATGTATGATGATTCTGACTAAACAGATTCTCCAGATAGGTCAATGAAGAATTTTATTTTGAAACATGATCTTTATAATGACGCAAACCGTAGGTAAGATGCGCCCCTGCCAGAGCTAAAAAACTAAGCAGGAAAATCCACATCATAAGCGCTACAAAAGCCCCTAAAGACCCATAAATAAGTGTATACCGCGATAAACCACTGGTGAAATATTTTCCAAAACCATAGGTAGTAAAGGCTGATAACAAGGTAATAATAACGCTCCCCTTTAAGGCATCGGCCCATCTCACAAAATGGCGTGGTACTATTTTGTAGAGCAGTGTGTAGGCTAGCATTATAAATATATAAATCACAACTCCCGACAACCAATTAATAATATCGGCCGTTATTTTGGGAATAAAACTCCAATGGATACTGGCCAAAAAAGCAAGCAGGGTTTTGGCCATAAAAAAGAATGGAACTAAAAGATTGAGAGAAATAAACAAACCAAACGACACCAACCTCTTTTTTATAAAGCTTCGCGGTAAAACCTGAGGCCAGGCTTTTTGAACATTGCGCGTTAACGCATTAAACACATTTGTAGACGTAAAAACAAGAAGCACGGCACTCACCACACTAAACGAGGCTCTTACTTTAAGAATTTTTTTTAAGTTTTCGGTAACAACCGGCAATTGATGAATAGGCAACACATCCACAAGCATATTCATAATTTGCACATCGGATAGTTGGTCGCGGTATATAACAGATAAAATACTCACCAAAATGATGATGAGCGGGAACAGTGAAAACAAGGCGAAAAAGGCAACAGAAGCCGCCCCCTCTACAATAGCGGCTTCATGAGCACGCTTAGCCACATACTTGACAAAATTTTTAAACTGAAACTTCATACCTGCTTATACCTAAAACAACTTGTAAGGTGATCATTCACCATCCCTACCGCTTGCATATGGGCGTACATAATAGTGGAACCCACAAAATTAAAACCACGCTTTTTTAAATCTTTACTCAAAGCATCCGATATTTCAGTTTTTGGCTGTATCTCTTTTAAGCTTTTGAGCTTATTCACTATCGGCTTATTCCCTACAAAGTTCCATTGATACTTGGAAAAACTGCCGAACTCGTCCTGAATCCTTAAAAAACCCCGAGCGTTCTTCACCGCAGATTCTATCTTGAGACGATTCCGAATAATTCCTGGATTTTTTAAAAGAGATTCAATTTTACGTTTATTGTAACGTGCAATTTTTTCTACATCAAAAACATCAAAGGCCTCACGATAGTTTTCACGTTTTTTAAGAACGGTAAGCCAGCTTAAACCAGCTTGTGCTCCCTCTAAAATAATAAATTCAAATAATTTTTTATCATCATAAACCGGCACACCCCATTCTGTATCGTGATAATGAATGTAGAGAGGATCCGTGCCCGACCAAGGGCATCGAGTAATATTATTCTTTAACATAAGCCTTATTAACAAAACCAAACAAGATAATTAAACCTGATTTATATCACATCCAACCGTGATTCATTTATTGCATAAACTGACAAAATTGTAGAATAATTAATTATAATGGATAAAAAAGTAACCAGACATTTTCATTATAAGACTACATTTTTAGGCATCTTGCTAAGCCTAGGGAGTCCACTTGGATACATTCTTTTAACCTATCTCTTTTATAGTGAAGGTATTTCTTTTTTCCCTTGGATCAAACATCTTTATACCGATCATCTGTTTACATTGTTTTATGTAACAGTACCCACATCTATAGTTTTTGCCTTGTTTGGCCTTACTCTTGGACTAACAGCAAAAAAATTATGGATACAAAAACAAAGCATGGATCAATTATTGCATGTTGTGGCACACGACATTCGCTCACCTCTTACCACCATTCAAATGTCCCTTGCCGCCCTTAAAGACCCCAACATTAACAAAAATGAAGATGCCCACATACACGACATTATTGAACGGCAAGTTGGCATCATAAAAAATCTGTCGGAAGAAATTTTAGAACTGGAACGTCTTGAAAGCGGTATTTTTACACTTGATATTAAACCAAGTATAATTGGTGATTTGCTTCAAAAAACTCTCGAAGAGATGGAACTACTCCTCAAGCAAAAAAAACTTAAGGTGATTCTTGATCCTTCTATCGACTCTTCTTTTAAACTAAAAGTAGACGCTTTTAAAATAAGACAAGTGTTACGAAATTTATTAAGTAATGCCGTAAAAAATACACTGGAAAAAGGCATTATATTTTTTAGCGTTATTGAAAGCACCGCCGGACTAACTATAGAGTGCCACAATAAAGGCCAGCAAATTCCACCTAACAAATTAACCATCATTTTTGACAAATTTACTCAGGCAAACAAAAGCGATCAAAAAAAGGGGTACGGACTAGGACTAGCTATTTGTAAGGAAATTATGGGGGCTCACCACGGCACAATTTATGCTCAAAACAAAACTGATGGTGTTAGTTTTTATTTATTTTTTCCAAAAACAGCTTTAGAACTATACAAATAATCCATCGGAAAAGTTTTCACCAAAAGCCATTGAGGGTGTAAGAGCCCCTTTAAAGCTTCCCATTCTTATCCGCTCCACCGCTTCCATAGCCGAAATTACCGTAAATTTATAACCCTCCGGAACTACCGCGCGACCTTCATAACCTTTTCCATCACCATTACTCACCTTACCATATAAATAAACTTTATGCCGTTCACGCGATGCTACGTTAGGTCCTTTTACAAAAAGAGGGATAAGTTTTTTAATCCCCCCTTGTACCGGCTTAAAACGTAACGCGGGACGTATAAAATCCAAAAAGCGCATCACACGAATAATTCCACGGGGCATAGCAAAATAAACTTCAATATTAGGAATATCGGTAGAATAATAAGCTGTAGCAACATCGCCCCACGCACTACTTACCGCCCACATCGATCTCTCGGCAATTGGTATTTGTTTCACTTTATAAGTGTTATTTACAATTGTGAGCTTACCATCTTTACGAACACGCCCACCTCGCCCTAAACCTTCTACCATAGTTTTAAGAGTACCTGGACTGACACCACCATTTGTCATAACAGCCAGCTCTAAATGCGTGGCTTCTGGCATTTTCTTTTTTAACTGAGCAGCTAAACAATCGGTAGGCACAACATCAAAACCCACTCCTGGCATGGCCGCAATGCCAGCTTGCTTAAACTCATCTGTCCTTTGAAAGATAGATTCAAAAACATCAATCTCACCGGTAATATCTAAATAATTTACCTTGGCTTTTATACAAGCATCCACCATCACACGGCTAGTAGCCGAAAAAGGTCCGGCGCATAAAAGTACCGTATCAATGCCCTCAAGATTTTTTACTACTTCGTCCACACTTCTCAGGCCAAACACGCGCGGTTCAAAACCTAAATCATTTGCCATTGCCATAATTTCGTTTTTATTCCGTCCTGCAATTACCGGACTTAAACCTATTTCTTTCGCGCGCTCGGAAATAAGTTTTCCAGTATAACCGTTAGCACCATAAATCATCCAGTTTGTCATAAAGCTCCTTATAAGAGAGGAAGAATATTTTCGGGAGGGCGGCCAATAACCGCTTTGTTACCAATTACCACAATGGGTCGCTCAATAAGAACAGGATTATCGATTAAAATGTTAATCCATTCATCACGCGAAAGTTTTTTATCTTTTAATTTTAATTCCTGATACCGATCTTCTTTTATTCGAATAATATCTTGAGGATTTAACTTTAAAGCTTTGAGGATTTTATCCAGCTCCAAGGCCGTAGGTGGTGTTTTTAGATATTCAACCACGATGGGCTTAATTCCCTTTTTTTCCAAAAGCTCCAAGGTTTGACGTGATTTGGTACAACGGGGATTATGATAAATAGTAAAGGACATGTGGGTTTCAACCACAAGTTTTAACGAAATCCAAGAGATAAATAGAGGCAGATTTTAAAGCATTTTATATCTTAAAAAAACCTCACTCCCTACTTTTTCACAAGAAACCAGGTCTAAATTTTTAAAATCGCCAAAACCGTCGCCATCACACAAAGTAGGAGAACCCTTTTTGCCTACCAAACGTGGTGTAAGAGTAACATAAAGCTCATGAACAAGCCCCGCTTTTATAAATTGATAAATCAAATCCCCACCGCCTTCAATTAACAATGTTTCCACACCACGCTTTTCAAGCTCTTCTACTATCCAGGAAGGAGTAATGTTATTTTTATACAAAATCTCGCGATCAACGGGTTTATTTACAGGCTGGGCCGAAGTTATAAACAGACGTTGCACTAAATGCGCATCAGGGAGAGGCAAAGATAAAGGATCAGAGCGCGTTACAATCACATTGCAAAATCCCGTTTTCCAAATTTGCTCTGGCAACGGCAGCAAAGGGAAGGGATTATTGCGAAAACTTTGACCACCAATTAATACAGCATCAGCCTCGCCCCTAAGTGCCTGCATTCGCTTTTGATCTTCTGACGAACCCAGCCACACATGTTTTTGAGGCTCAATACTAATGCGCCCATCTAATGAAATAGCGGTATTCGTGATAATACGTTTCATTTTTTGCGGAAACACACATAAGATACGGCCGGAACATTGGGCATCTCAAGCGGGTATTTCGTTACTTTAACCAGAACAGATACAATGGAAAAATTATGAAGCAACAGCTCGGCCACATCTTCAGCCACTGTTTCTAACAAATTATAGCGACGCGACTCAAACAACTTGCCAAGCATTTGATTAGCTTCAAAATAATCCATTTTGATAGCATCAATATCGTCCTTTTTTGACGTATCAATAGCGTATACTCCCACTTCCAAATCGAGAGTAATTTTTTGGCGAATTTTCTTTTCGTAGGGATGAAAACCGAGCTCACATTCAAAGCTCATACCGTTGCATATAATTTTATCTTCCATTCAAAAAAACTAACCACAACAACGGCAAAAAACCAAGGATATATTTTGAGAGTTATAGATAGCCTGGGGATTGCTCTATTTTATGAACCGACATTTGTGTTTCTAATACCGACTCGCAACGATCAACAAAACCTATTACGGGCCCTGCCTCCTCTGGGAAGGGCGTCATAGCAAGCGGGATATGACCGGGGCCCGTAAGCAAACCCGAGGTAGCATCAATTCCTACCCAACCAGCACCAGGTAAAAAAGCCTCGGCCCAAGCATGAAAATCAACCTCATGAGAATCTTGTTTAAGTTGCACCAAATAGCCCGATACAAAACGAGCCGCTATTCCTAATTGCCTAAAAATTTGAACAGCCAGCCATGCAAAATCGCGACATGAGCCCTTGCGTTTAGTAAGGGTTTCAACCGCCGTTTGAACACCTGGCTCAAAACGCTTTTCGTAAGTAACATCTTCCTTAATGCTGATAGCTACCCTCTCCACCCAATCAAAAGTATAAGCAGTACCTTTTGCATGAAGCGCGTCTAAATAATCTTCCAACACCGGATAAACCAGCTCTGTTTTTTGATAAGGAATTAATTTATCACGCAGAGGCGAACGATAAATAAACGGATATCGAACGGATTCATCTTCTAAACTGTTCATCGTTAAATCGGCCCGGCCCAGATGAGCCAAAAGTTCAACCTCAATATCTAACACCGTTACGTGCCCTAAAACAGATACACGCGCATATTCGTTACCATAAGCGTCGTGAGCCCAATCAATATTAACAGGTGCCGGGCGTACCTTAAGACTGTATTTTTCTACAGGCACACGTGACTGAGACTGTACTTTTAAAAATACTTTTTGCTCCGATAAAGAAACCGGCCTGTCGTAGCGGTAACGCGTATGATGACGAATAAAAACGGATGAGCTCATATTACTGGCTGCGCTACGCGGAACATAAAATATTTCATTATGATCCGCTCTGCATAACGGGGAGTAAACAGAA
This window contains:
- the msrB gene encoding peptide-methionine (R)-S-oxide reductase MsrB, which produces MEKKGIMCYKSDMRFPFLFITLLFMACSAATATGGDKMNKDDLKKKLTPMQYHVTQEAGTERPFQNEYWDNHRDGIYVDVVSGKVLFSSTDKFDSGSGWPSFTKPVDQASVAENKDMSHGMVRTEVVSSDSKSHLGHVFDDGPGPTGMRYCINSASLRFIPKEEMAKEGYGDYLFLFQK
- a CDS encoding peroxiredoxin; amino-acid sequence: MALLLGDTAPDFTQDSTEGSINFYQWAGENWVILFSHPKDFTPVCTTELGAVAKLKDEFAKRKTKVLALSVDSVDSHKKWIGDINETQNTAVNYPILADEDKKVATLYGMIHPKELETLTVRSVFIIDPAKKVRLTITYPAPTGRNFNEILRVLDALQLTAGYSVATPVNWKDGDDVIIVPSITDPKIIAEKFPKGHKVIKPYLRTTPQPNK
- a CDS encoding dihydroneopterin aldolase, whose product is MSFECELGFHPYEKKIRQKITLDLEVGVYAIDTSKKDDIDAIKMDYFEANQMLGKLFESRRYNLLETVAEDVAELLLHNFSIVSVLVKVTKYPLEMPNVPAVSYVCFRKK
- a CDS encoding HAMP domain-containing histidine kinase, producing the protein MDKKVTRHFHYKTTFLGILLSLGSPLGYILLTYLFYSEGISFFPWIKHLYTDHLFTLFYVTVPTSIVFALFGLTLGLTAKKLWIQKQSMDQLLHVVAHDIRSPLTTIQMSLAALKDPNINKNEDAHIHDIIERQVGIIKNLSEEILELERLESGIFTLDIKPSIIGDLLQKTLEEMELLLKQKKLKVILDPSIDSSFKLKVDAFKIRQVLRNLLSNAVKNTLEKGIIFFSVIESTAGLTIECHNKGQQIPPNKLTIIFDKFTQANKSDQKKGYGLGLAICKEIMGAHHGTIYAQNKTDGVSFYLFFPKTALELYK
- a CDS encoding RibD family protein, which translates into the protein MKRIITNTAISLDGRISIEPQKHVWLGSSEDQKRMQALRGEADAVLIGGQSFRNNPFPLLPLPEQIWKTGFCNVIVTRSDPLSLPLPDAHLVQRLFITSAQPVNKPVDREILYKNNITPSWIVEELEKRGVETLLIEGGGDLIYQFIKAGLVHELYVTLTPRLVGKKGSPTLCDGDGFGDFKNLDLVSCEKVGSEVFLRYKML
- a CDS encoding DNA-3-methyladenine glycosylase I — translated: MLKNNITRCPWSGTDPLYIHYHDTEWGVPVYDDKKLFEFIILEGAQAGLSWLTVLKKRENYREAFDVFDVEKIARYNKRKIESLLKNPGIIRNRLKIESAVKNARGFLRIQDEFGSFSKYQWNFVGNKPIVNKLKSLKEIQPKTEISDALSKDLKKRGFNFVGSTIMYAHMQAVGMVNDHLTSCFRYKQV
- a CDS encoding YihY/virulence factor BrkB family protein, with protein sequence MKFQFKNFVKYVAKRAHEAAIVEGAASVAFFALFSLFPLIIILVSILSVIYRDQLSDVQIMNMLVDVLPIHQLPVVTENLKKILKVRASFSVVSAVLLVFTSTNVFNALTRNVQKAWPQVLPRSFIKKRLVSFGLFISLNLLVPFFFMAKTLLAFLASIHWSFIPKITADIINWLSGVVIYIFIMLAYTLLYKIVPRHFVRWADALKGSVIITLLSAFTTYGFGKYFTSGLSRYTLIYGSLGAFVALMMWIFLLSFLALAGAHLTYGLRHYKDHVSK
- a CDS encoding transglutaminase family protein, with amino-acid sequence MSSSVFIRHHTRYRYDRPVSLSEQKVFLKVQSQSRVPVEKYSLKVRPAPVNIDWAHDAYGNEYARVSVLGHVTVLDIEVELLAHLGRADLTMNSLEDESVRYPFIYRSPLRDKLIPYQKTELVYPVLEDYLDALHAKGTAYTFDWVERVAISIKEDVTYEKRFEPGVQTAVETLTKRKGSCRDFAWLAVQIFRQLGIAARFVSGYLVQLKQDSHEVDFHAWAEAFLPGAGWVGIDATSGLLTGPGHIPLAMTPFPEEAGPVIGFVDRCESVLETQMSVHKIEQSPGYL
- a CDS encoding saccharopine dehydrogenase NADP-binding domain-containing protein; amino-acid sequence: MTNWMIYGANGYTGKLISERAKEIGLSPVIAGRNKNEIMAMANDLGFEPRVFGLRSVDEVVKNLEGIDTVLLCAGPFSATSRVMVDACIKAKVNYLDITGEIDVFESIFQRTDEFKQAGIAAMPGVGFDVVPTDCLAAQLKKKMPEATHLELAVMTNGGVSPGTLKTMVEGLGRGGRVRKDGKLTIVNNTYKVKQIPIAERSMWAVSSAWGDVATAYYSTDIPNIEVYFAMPRGIIRVMRFLDFIRPALRFKPVQGGIKKLIPLFVKGPNVASRERHKVYLYGKVSNGDGKGYEGRAVVPEGYKFTVISAMEAVERIRMGSFKGALTPSMAFGENFSDGLFV
- the arsC gene encoding arsenate reductase (glutaredoxin) (This arsenate reductase requires both glutathione and glutaredoxin to convert arsenate to arsenite, after which the efflux transporter formed by ArsA and ArsB can extrude the arsenite from the cell, providing resistance.) — protein: MSFTIYHNPRCTKSRQTLELLEKKGIKPIVVEYLKTPPTALELDKILKALKLNPQDIIRIKEDRYQELKLKDKKLSRDEWINILIDNPVLIERPIVVIGNKAVIGRPPENILPLL